The Geotalea uraniireducens Rf4 genome window below encodes:
- a CDS encoding molybdopterin-dependent oxidoreductase yields MEIKRRDFLKVTAAAGAVAAIGLPKLNAFAAGQAPAATGSMKGEWIASTCQGCTAWCPVEFFVQEGRIDKVRGNQFSKANGGYVCPSGHLMIPQTYDPDRIKVPMKRTNPQKGRGVDPKFVPISWDEALDTLADKMMELRKNNEPEKLMYMRGRYSSTSTDLLYGTLPKIFGTPNYYSHSAICAEAEKMGPGYTQGFFGYRDYDLAKTKCLVVWGCDPLSSNRQVPNAIAKFNGILDRGTLIAVDPRMSASVAKANEWLPIKPGEDGALAAGIAHVLLTEGFWSKEFVGDFKEGKNLFKAGATVDEAAFVEKQTHGIVKYWNIELKDKTPSWAAKKTLIPEEQIIRVARAMGKAGSACAVWMGPGVAMTPRGTYAAMAVYALNGILGSIETEGGVFQSSSAPVEKFPEIKKSFIDEMAEHHGHGKKIDGRGAKDMPAMMSAKPGSGVVTNNVANGLLKNPDAIKVFISTWSNFVFSATGTQRWEKAMAKMPFFAHMVTNASEMSQYADIILPATFAPTEKLSIIGNMANLHGHISIQQPVAKPLWQVKSEETEVMWLLAEKLKSKGFANLYDYYASFEDPETKKKPTNASEFAEIAARISSQKVWNGKEKQKGDQIAGWADFKKKGIYNSETYKYKKNWGKDNPETKKFEGKFKTETKKFEFYSETMKKALGEHAKKHNTTIDDILKSSGYEAQGELAFVPHYESPKRHGSDKEYPFTFIDYKSRLNREGRSQNTVWYQEFKKVDVGDESWDDVVKINPIDGKKLGIKTGDTVRLTSTTGSIVTKAKLWEGVRPGTIAKCYGQGHWAYGRVAAKDYAKAQPRGGNNNELLVDDYDRLSGATARNGGFTGVKIEKV; encoded by the coding sequence ATGGAAATCAAACGTAGAGATTTTCTGAAGGTAACCGCTGCCGCCGGCGCGGTGGCGGCCATTGGCCTGCCGAAGCTGAACGCCTTTGCAGCCGGGCAAGCCCCTGCCGCCACAGGCTCTATGAAAGGCGAATGGATTGCCTCCACCTGCCAGGGCTGCACCGCCTGGTGCCCGGTGGAGTTTTTTGTCCAAGAAGGTCGCATCGACAAGGTGCGCGGCAACCAATTTTCCAAGGCCAATGGCGGTTACGTCTGCCCCAGCGGTCACCTGATGATCCCGCAGACCTATGACCCGGACCGGATTAAGGTTCCGATGAAGCGTACCAACCCCCAGAAGGGGCGCGGCGTTGATCCCAAATTTGTTCCCATCAGCTGGGACGAGGCCCTGGATACCCTGGCCGACAAGATGATGGAACTGCGCAAGAACAACGAGCCGGAGAAGCTGATGTACATGCGCGGCCGCTACTCTTCTACCTCCACCGACCTGCTCTACGGCACCCTGCCCAAGATCTTCGGTACTCCCAACTACTACTCCCACAGCGCCATCTGCGCCGAGGCGGAGAAGATGGGCCCAGGCTACACCCAGGGCTTCTTTGGCTACCGTGACTACGACCTGGCCAAGACCAAGTGTCTGGTGGTGTGGGGCTGTGACCCGCTCTCTTCCAATCGTCAGGTGCCCAACGCCATCGCCAAGTTCAACGGAATCCTTGACCGCGGTACGTTGATTGCTGTCGATCCCCGTATGAGCGCCTCGGTCGCCAAAGCCAACGAATGGCTGCCGATCAAGCCGGGAGAGGACGGTGCTCTGGCCGCAGGCATAGCCCATGTGCTGCTTACAGAAGGCTTCTGGAGCAAGGAGTTTGTCGGCGATTTCAAAGAGGGTAAAAACCTCTTCAAGGCCGGCGCCACGGTCGATGAAGCTGCCTTTGTGGAGAAACAGACCCACGGTATCGTCAAGTACTGGAACATCGAACTGAAAGACAAAACCCCGTCCTGGGCCGCCAAAAAAACCCTGATACCCGAGGAGCAGATTATTCGTGTGGCCCGCGCCATGGGCAAGGCCGGCAGCGCATGTGCCGTCTGGATGGGGCCCGGCGTGGCCATGACACCGCGCGGCACCTACGCCGCCATGGCGGTCTACGCCCTGAACGGTATTCTCGGCTCCATCGAGACCGAAGGTGGCGTGTTCCAGAGTTCCAGCGCTCCGGTTGAGAAATTTCCCGAGATCAAGAAATCATTTATCGATGAAATGGCCGAGCATCACGGCCATGGAAAGAAGATCGACGGGCGCGGCGCCAAGGATATGCCGGCCATGATGAGCGCCAAGCCGGGCAGCGGCGTGGTTACCAACAACGTGGCCAACGGCCTGCTCAAGAATCCGGACGCAATCAAGGTATTCATCAGCACTTGGAGCAACTTCGTCTTCTCGGCCACCGGCACTCAGCGCTGGGAAAAGGCCATGGCAAAAATGCCGTTCTTTGCCCATATGGTGACCAACGCCTCCGAGATGTCACAGTACGCCGATATCATTCTGCCGGCCACCTTTGCGCCAACCGAAAAGCTTTCGATCATCGGCAACATGGCTAATCTGCACGGCCATATATCCATCCAGCAGCCGGTGGCCAAGCCGCTTTGGCAGGTAAAATCCGAGGAGACTGAAGTAATGTGGCTCCTGGCTGAAAAGTTGAAGTCCAAAGGCTTTGCCAACCTTTACGACTACTACGCCTCTTTCGAGGATCCTGAAACCAAGAAGAAACCGACCAACGCCTCTGAGTTCGCCGAGATCGCCGCCAGGATATCTTCCCAAAAGGTCTGGAACGGCAAGGAGAAACAAAAAGGTGATCAGATCGCCGGTTGGGCCGATTTTAAAAAGAAGGGTATCTACAACTCGGAGACCTATAAATACAAGAAGAACTGGGGCAAGGATAACCCCGAAACCAAGAAGTTTGAGGGTAAGTTCAAGACCGAAACCAAGAAGTTTGAGTTTTACAGCGAGACCATGAAAAAAGCACTTGGCGAACATGCCAAGAAGCATAACACCACCATCGACGACATCCTCAAGTCCAGTGGCTACGAGGCCCAGGGCGAACTGGCCTTTGTGCCGCATTACGAATCACCCAAGCGTCACGGCAGCGACAAGGAATATCCATTCACCTTCATCGATTACAAATCCCGACTCAATCGCGAGGGGCGCAGCCAGAACACTGTCTGGTATCAGGAGTTCAAGAAGGTGGACGTGGGGGACGAGAGCTGGGATGACGTGGTCAAGATCAACCCGATAGATGGCAAGAAACTCGGCATCAAGACCGGCGATACCGTTCGCCTGACATCGACTACCGGCTCCATCGTAACCAAGGCCAAGTTGTGGGAAGGTGTCCGTCCCGGCACCATAGCCAAATGCTACGGTCAGGGACACTGGGCCTACGGCCGCGTTGCCGCCAAGGACTACGCCAAGGCACAGCCGCGCGGCGGAAACAACAATGAACTTCTGGTTGATGATTATGACCGCCTGAGCGGTGCAACGGCACGTAACGGCGGTTTCACCGGCGTCAAGATCGAAAAAGTTTGA
- a CDS encoding 4Fe-4S binding protein, which produces MPKQYGMVIDLQKCVGCGACALACKTENNTQARANGQTYNWADFIYKEEGKFPKVSFTAIPVLCNHCSDAPCVKACPVQPKSSVQNRRRNHHAQRRALHRLSPLPEGLSLQRN; this is translated from the coding sequence ATGCCAAAACAATATGGAATGGTCATTGACCTTCAAAAATGTGTCGGCTGCGGCGCCTGCGCTCTTGCCTGCAAGACTGAGAACAATACCCAGGCCAGGGCTAACGGTCAAACTTACAACTGGGCTGACTTCATCTACAAGGAAGAGGGGAAATTCCCCAAAGTTTCCTTCACCGCCATCCCGGTGCTCTGCAACCACTGTAGCGATGCCCCCTGCGTCAAGGCATGCCCGGTGCAGCCCAAATCGAGTGTTCAAAACCGTCGACGGAATCACCATGCACAACGACGAGCGCTGCATCGGCTGTCGCCGCTGCCAGAAGGCCTGTCCCTACAGCGCAACTGA
- a CDS encoding 4Fe-4S dicluster domain-containing protein, whose translation MHNDERCIGCRRCQKACPYSATDVVKDKAAYSVISANDPKAPPHAASRDTSEMIKGCTASGAETAKMAGGVIPNQHKYSHPDYESIRKQGVVEKCIFCEHRVKQGEQPNCVVACPAKARIFGDLNDAASEPAKLLKKYKPMRLKEEKKTKPNVAYIRAFKGENKV comes from the coding sequence ATGCACAACGACGAGCGCTGCATCGGCTGTCGCCGCTGCCAGAAGGCCTGTCCCTACAGCGCAACTGATGTGGTAAAGGACAAGGCGGCCTACTCGGTCATCAGTGCCAACGACCCCAAGGCGCCACCTCACGCTGCATCACGCGATACCAGCGAGATGATCAAGGGCTGCACCGCTTCCGGTGCTGAGACCGCAAAAATGGCAGGCGGGGTTATTCCCAACCAGCATAAATACAGCCACCCGGATTACGAGAGCATCCGCAAGCAGGGAGTTGTTGAAAAGTGCATTTTCTGCGAGCACCGCGTCAAACAGGGCGAACAACCTAATTGCGTTGTAGCCTGCCCGGCCAAGGCCCGTATCTTCGGCGACCTGAACGATGCGGCAAGCGAACCGGCCAAGCTGCTGAAGAAGTACAAACCGATGCGCCTTAAGGAAGAGAAAAAAACCAAACCCAACGTGGCCTATATCCGCGCGTTTAAGGGTGAGAACAAAGTTTGA
- a CDS encoding TorD/DmsD family molecular chaperone, with translation MTEKQSITATREDVYRLLAACYYPPLTELIEENCCATLATLLESVAPDATKYAGDAVVAVGKSPLDSLAVEHARLFIGPFQLVAPPYGSIYLDDAKTVMGDSTAKVAAFYHACGLHLADDFHELPDHFAVELEFMSYLAFKQREAEVLGDQDEVIRVVSLQREFLDRFLMPWLAPFTSAIITDGEAPFYQAIARCTAAFINADYTALACTNNG, from the coding sequence GTGACTGAAAAACAAAGTATCACTGCAACGCGTGAAGATGTCTACCGCCTGCTGGCGGCCTGTTATTATCCACCATTAACGGAATTGATTGAGGAGAACTGCTGCGCGACACTTGCTACCCTTTTGGAGTCTGTTGCGCCGGATGCCACAAAGTATGCCGGTGATGCTGTGGTCGCAGTCGGCAAAAGTCCGCTTGACTCTCTGGCCGTCGAGCATGCCCGTCTTTTCATCGGTCCCTTCCAGCTTGTTGCCCCCCCCTATGGTTCGATCTATCTTGATGATGCCAAAACTGTCATGGGTGACTCGACTGCCAAGGTAGCGGCCTTCTACCACGCCTGTGGCCTGCACTTGGCCGATGACTTCCACGAATTGCCGGACCATTTTGCTGTTGAGTTGGAGTTCATGTCTTACTTGGCCTTCAAACAACGAGAGGCAGAGGTCTTAGGCGATCAGGATGAAGTGATACGTGTCGTGAGTCTGCAAAGGGAGTTTCTCGACAGGTTCCTGATGCCGTGGCTGGCTCCGTTTACATCAGCCATCATCACTGACGGCGAAGCCCCTTTCTACCAGGCAATCGCGCGATGTACCGCCGCTTTCATCAATGCTGATTACACTGCATTGGCGTGTACGAACAATGGCTGA
- a CDS encoding 4Fe-4S binding protein, whose amino-acid sequence MAESRNVTGSKDDLLADASRCMLMRFSESSCRLCFDICPHGAVSLDGGLSINPQQCRGCLLCTAVCPVGALEQSSDFSACLARLSKVPEPILGCVRTNECSNGTVACLGGLSEEHLLALCHTLTGRLTLNLSLCGDCPNNPMITRLRQRLDAISEAGLSDSRCHINFAESAQDIHYRDESVDRRSFFKSFSNALFKNAAVILSATNEQTERRTEYAGKRLPIRRKLLNSTRNKLSQELVVRIRKHFDSCVSFDDTCTRCQGCAAICPTGALQTELSDIPPTFDQLLCTCCGLCREFCMDGALRISTGNSEDGAG is encoded by the coding sequence ATGGCTGAAAGCAGAAATGTTACCGGCAGCAAAGATGATCTTTTGGCGGACGCTTCCCGCTGCATGCTAATGCGCTTCAGCGAAAGCAGCTGCCGACTTTGTTTCGACATCTGCCCGCATGGAGCTGTCTCGCTTGACGGCGGCCTCTCCATCAATCCGCAGCAATGCCGCGGCTGCCTGCTCTGCACTGCTGTCTGCCCAGTTGGGGCACTGGAACAGAGTAGCGATTTTTCCGCCTGTCTGGCTCGACTCTCCAAGGTTCCTGAACCGATCCTGGGCTGTGTCCGTACGAACGAGTGCTCAAATGGAACCGTGGCCTGTCTGGGCGGTCTTTCCGAAGAACACCTGCTTGCGCTCTGCCACACACTGACAGGAAGATTGACCCTCAACCTGTCCTTGTGTGGAGACTGTCCCAACAACCCCATGATTACTAGACTTCGTCAGCGGCTGGACGCCATTTCCGAGGCCGGGTTGTCTGACAGCAGATGCCATATCAACTTTGCAGAATCAGCACAGGATATCCATTACCGCGATGAATCAGTAGACCGGCGGAGCTTCTTCAAGTCTTTTAGCAATGCCCTGTTCAAGAATGCAGCTGTCATACTCTCTGCTACGAATGAACAGACCGAACGGCGCACCGAATACGCCGGAAAACGATTGCCGATCAGAAGAAAATTGCTGAACAGTACCAGAAACAAGCTCTCTCAGGAGTTGGTGGTCCGGATAAGGAAGCATTTTGACTCGTGTGTCTCATTTGATGACACCTGCACAAGATGCCAGGGGTGTGCAGCAATCTGCCCCACTGGTGCGCTGCAGACCGAGCTATCTGACATTCCACCGACTTTTGACCAACTGCTTTGCACTTGCTGCGGGCTCTGCCGTGAATTTTGCATGGACGGAGCATTGCGGATTTCTACAGGCAACAGCGAGGACGGAGCAGGCTGA